One stretch of Micromonospora cremea DNA includes these proteins:
- a CDS encoding FAD-binding oxidoreductase, with the protein MAGKRRSWWGWGHVEDAVTGAEATALAERVRTLLPDADLTEHVAPPVAELGLRPPRVDPPASLARLCSTDLADRAAHTHGKAFRDVVRNLHGEVHDPPDLVIRPVTEQDIVDVLDWCTGRDIAVIPYGGGSSVVGGVEPRLDDAYPAAISLDLGRLDRVLEVDPTSRAARIQAGVFGPALEDQLRRHDLTLRHFPQSFEFSTLGGWLATRAGGHYATLLTHIDDLVESLRVVTPAGISQSRRLPGSGAGPSPDRLFLGSEGMLGVITEAWMRLQDRPRWRAGASVHFTDYDEAVAATRAIAQSGLHPSNCRLLDPAEALLNAGAATTGGVLVLGFESADHPVTPSLDRAVDLCRDHGGTLPEPSRSDDSSGPAQRTAADAWRSSFLRMPYQRDALAARSMIVETFETACTWDRFPALRAAVLDAAGEALRAVAATGVVTCRFTHVYPDGPAPYFGVYATGRWGATLAQWDQIKHAVSEALLAAGGTITHHHAVGRDHRPWYDRQRPDQVALALRAAKSALDPSWILNPGVLVDSTS; encoded by the coding sequence ATGGCCGGGAAACGCCGTTCGTGGTGGGGCTGGGGGCACGTCGAGGACGCGGTGACCGGCGCGGAGGCCACGGCGTTGGCGGAGCGGGTGCGTACCCTGCTGCCCGACGCCGACCTGACCGAGCACGTTGCGCCACCGGTGGCCGAACTCGGCCTGCGCCCGCCGCGGGTCGATCCGCCGGCGTCACTCGCCCGGCTGTGCTCGACGGACCTGGCCGACCGGGCGGCGCACACCCACGGCAAGGCGTTCCGGGACGTCGTCCGCAACCTGCACGGGGAGGTCCACGACCCGCCGGACCTGGTGATCCGGCCGGTGACCGAGCAGGACATCGTCGACGTGCTCGACTGGTGCACGGGCCGGGACATCGCGGTGATCCCTTACGGCGGCGGCTCGTCAGTGGTTGGCGGTGTGGAGCCGCGGCTCGACGACGCGTATCCGGCGGCAATCAGTCTCGACCTTGGGCGCCTCGACCGGGTGCTGGAGGTGGACCCGACCAGCCGGGCGGCCCGCATCCAGGCCGGCGTGTTCGGCCCGGCGCTGGAGGACCAGCTCCGGCGGCACGACCTCACGCTGCGGCACTTCCCGCAGTCGTTCGAGTTCTCCACCCTCGGCGGCTGGTTGGCCACCCGCGCCGGCGGCCACTATGCCACCCTCCTGACCCACATCGACGACCTGGTGGAGTCCCTGCGGGTGGTGACCCCGGCGGGCATCAGCCAGTCGCGCCGGCTGCCCGGCTCCGGCGCCGGGCCGTCCCCGGATCGGCTGTTCCTCGGCTCGGAGGGCATGCTCGGCGTCATCACCGAGGCGTGGATGCGGCTGCAGGACCGGCCCCGCTGGCGGGCGGGCGCCTCGGTGCACTTCACCGACTACGACGAGGCGGTCGCCGCCACCCGGGCCATCGCCCAGTCCGGTCTGCACCCGAGCAACTGCCGGCTGCTCGATCCGGCGGAAGCGCTCCTCAACGCCGGCGCCGCCACCACCGGGGGCGTGCTCGTCCTGGGATTCGAGTCCGCCGATCATCCGGTCACACCGTCGCTGGACCGCGCCGTCGACCTGTGCCGCGACCACGGGGGAACCCTGCCGGAGCCGTCCCGCAGCGACGACTCGTCCGGTCCAGCGCAGCGGACCGCCGCCGACGCCTGGCGGTCCTCGTTCCTCCGGATGCCGTACCAGCGCGACGCGCTCGCCGCCCGGTCGATGATCGTGGAGACGTTCGAGACCGCGTGCACCTGGGACCGATTCCCCGCCCTACGCGCCGCCGTGCTCGACGCGGCCGGCGAAGCGCTCCGTGCCGTCGCCGCGACCGGCGTGGTCACCTGCCGCTTCACGCATGTCTACCCGGACGGCCCCGCCCCCTACTTCGGCGTGTACGCCACCGGCCGCTGGGGCGCCACCCTCGCCCAGTGGGACCAGATCAAGCATGCCGTCTCCGAGGCGCTGCTCGCCGCCGGCGGCACCATCACCCACCACCACGCCGTCGGCCGTGACCACCGACCGTGGTACGACCGGCAGCGTCCGGACCAGGTCGCGCTCGCGTTGCGCGCCGCCAAGAGCGCGCTCGACCCGTCCTGGATCCTCAACCCCGGCGTCCTCGTCGATTCCACCAGTTGA
- a CDS encoding winged helix-turn-helix domain-containing protein: MDPRFDEFLHVPARLSIVALLAPAAWVDFGFLRDTIGTSDSALSKHVSALAEAGYVTVRKDQQRRARRTFVQLTPQGRHAFQRHAAALEHIVAAAHASPEAN; the protein is encoded by the coding sequence ATGGACCCCCGCTTCGACGAGTTCCTGCACGTCCCGGCACGGTTGTCCATCGTCGCCCTGCTGGCACCGGCCGCCTGGGTGGATTTCGGTTTTCTGAGGGACACGATCGGTACCAGCGATTCGGCGCTGTCCAAGCATGTCTCGGCCCTGGCCGAGGCCGGATATGTCACCGTTCGCAAGGATCAGCAACGCCGGGCACGGCGCACCTTCGTCCAGCTCACCCCGCAGGGACGGCACGCGTTTCAGCGGCACGCGGCCGCGCTGGAGCACATCGTCGCCGCCGCCCACGCATCACCGGAAGCCAACTAA
- a CDS encoding zinc finger domain-containing protein, whose product MNDPGDLARSALERIHKAAVRHRDPELHHAAADIVRAAQARGLDPGPVESYRPCPVCGAEPGQLCINVPGHPVAPADMHPERTETAAP is encoded by the coding sequence ATGAATGACCCAGGGGATCTGGCGCGAAGCGCGCTCGAGCGAATCCACAAGGCTGCCGTGAGACACCGGGACCCTGAGCTGCACCACGCCGCCGCCGACATCGTCCGAGCCGCCCAGGCGAGGGGCCTCGATCCGGGGCCGGTCGAGTCGTACCGCCCCTGCCCGGTGTGCGGTGCTGAGCCCGGACAGTTGTGCATCAACGTCCCTGGTCACCCCGTAGCCCCGGCAGACATGCACCCGGAACGGACGGAAACGGCAGCACCGTAG
- a CDS encoding glycoside hydrolase family 11 protein: MRLLLGATCAAVVAIGSTMMATNAYAEADRTVSSNTTGTHNGFFFSFWKDSGNASMTLRADGRYSSQWGSGTNNWVGGKGWATGSRRTINYSGTYSPNGNSYLALYGWTRNPLIEYYVVENFGTYNPSTGATRVGSVTTDGGTYDLYRTQRVNQPSIDGIATFYQYWSVRQQKRTGGTITTANHFDAWARAGLNLGTNHSYQIMATEGYQSSGSSDITVREGSGGNPGPGPTTNPPGNGNCTATLSTGQQWGDRFNLNVALSGTNNWVVSLGLGGGQSVQNSWNASVSGTSGTVTARPNGNGNNFGVTIMANGNWTWPTVTCRTG, encoded by the coding sequence ATGCGGTTGCTCCTCGGCGCCACGTGCGCCGCAGTGGTGGCCATCGGCAGCACGATGATGGCCACCAACGCGTACGCCGAGGCCGATCGGACCGTCAGCTCGAACACCACCGGCACGCACAACGGGTTCTTCTTCTCGTTCTGGAAGGACAGCGGCAACGCCAGCATGACGTTGCGTGCCGACGGCCGGTACTCCAGCCAGTGGGGCAGCGGCACCAACAACTGGGTCGGCGGCAAGGGATGGGCCACCGGCAGCCGAAGGACGATCAACTACTCGGGCACCTACAGCCCGAACGGCAACAGCTACCTCGCCCTGTACGGATGGACGCGGAACCCGCTCATCGAGTACTACGTCGTGGAGAACTTCGGCACCTACAACCCGAGCACCGGCGCCACCCGCGTGGGCTCCGTCACCACCGACGGCGGCACCTACGACCTCTACCGCACCCAGCGGGTCAACCAGCCGTCGATCGACGGCATCGCCACGTTCTACCAGTACTGGAGCGTCCGGCAGCAGAAGCGCACCGGTGGCACCATCACCACCGCCAACCACTTCGACGCCTGGGCCCGCGCCGGCTTGAATCTCGGCACCAACCACAGCTACCAGATCATGGCCACCGAGGGCTACCAGAGCAGCGGGAGCTCCGACATCACCGTCCGGGAGGGCAGTGGCGGCAACCCCGGCCCCGGGCCCACCACCAACCCGCCCGGGAACGGCAACTGCACCGCGACGCTGTCCACAGGCCAGCAGTGGGGCGACCGGTTCAACCTCAACGTCGCGCTCAGCGGCACCAACAACTGGGTCGTCAGCCTCGGCCTCGGCGGCGGCCAGAGCGTGCAGAACAGCTGGAACGCCTCTGTCAGCGGCACGAGCGGAACCGTCACCGCCAGACCGAACGGCAACGGCAACAACTTCGGGGTAACGATCATGGCCAACGGCAACTGGACCTGGCCGACGGTCACCTGCCGCACAGGCTGA
- a CDS encoding IS4 family transposase: MTVAAGVFAPGHLGELTRLVPFEMVDDVLASTRRTESRVRLLPARVVMYLLLAGCLFAELGYQQVWRKLTSGLSGLPIVSPSGSALRQARQRLGPQPVRALFDLLRGPAATNAAQVRWRGLLLAVIDGTLLTVADSAANTGRYAKQRCNNGASGYPQLRLSALMSCGTRSVLDAVFDPVSTGELDQARHLARSLRPGMLLLADRNYAAADLVTTLAATGAHLLIRCKNGRKLPTLRRHRDGSFSSVIGGLPIRVIDAQISITTTEDTRTSGYRLITTLLNPLTHPGAELIRLHHQRWEIETAYLELKSSILGGRVLRARTPDGVQQEIYALLSVYQLLRTAMVDATDSRPGLDPDRASFTTALNTARDQIVHAAGVIADTAIDLVGVIGADVLAHLLPDRRLRTKTRMIKRSNSKYQARGPNIDRRSYQATTSIDIVIPDP; encoded by the coding sequence GTGACGGTAGCCGCGGGTGTGTTCGCGCCAGGTCACCTGGGCGAGTTGACTCGTCTGGTGCCGTTCGAGATGGTCGATGATGTCCTGGCCTCGACCAGGCGTACCGAGTCACGGGTCCGGCTGTTGCCGGCCCGGGTCGTGATGTATTTACTGCTCGCGGGATGCCTGTTCGCCGAACTGGGATACCAGCAGGTATGGCGCAAGCTGACCAGCGGATTGTCCGGCCTGCCGATCGTCTCGCCCAGCGGCAGCGCGTTGCGCCAGGCCCGGCAACGCCTCGGCCCGCAACCGGTGCGGGCGTTGTTCGATCTGCTGCGTGGCCCGGCCGCCACCAACGCCGCCCAGGTGCGCTGGCGTGGTCTGCTGCTGGCCGTAATCGACGGAACCCTCCTGACGGTCGCGGACTCAGCCGCGAACACCGGCCGCTATGCCAAACAGCGATGCAACAACGGCGCATCCGGCTACCCCCAACTACGGCTCAGCGCCCTGATGTCCTGCGGCACCCGCTCGGTCCTCGACGCCGTGTTCGACCCGGTCAGCACCGGCGAACTCGACCAGGCCCGCCACCTCGCCCGCAGCCTACGGCCCGGGATGCTGCTGCTGGCCGACCGAAACTACGCCGCCGCCGACCTGGTCACCACCCTGGCCGCGACCGGCGCGCACCTGCTCATCCGCTGCAAGAACGGCCGCAAACTACCGACTTTGCGCCGCCACCGCGACGGCTCCTTCTCCTCGGTCATCGGCGGGCTACCGATCCGGGTCATCGACGCGCAGATCAGCATCACCACCACCGAGGACACCCGCACCAGCGGCTACCGACTGATCACCACGTTGCTCAACCCGCTCACCCATCCCGGCGCCGAACTGATCCGGCTCCACCACCAGCGCTGGGAGATCGAGACCGCCTACCTCGAACTCAAATCCTCGATCCTGGGCGGACGTGTCCTACGCGCCCGCACCCCCGACGGCGTTCAGCAAGAGATCTACGCCCTGCTCAGCGTCTACCAACTACTCCGCACCGCGATGGTCGACGCCACCGACAGCCGGCCCGGCCTCGACCCCGACCGGGCCAGCTTCACCACCGCCCTGAACACCGCCCGCGACCAGATCGTGCACGCCGCCGGCGTCATCGCCGACACCGCCATCGACCTCGTCGGCGTCATCGGCGCCGATGTTCTGGCCCACCTGCTCCCCGACCGCCGCCTGCGCACCAAGACACGCATGATCAAACGCTCGAACAGCAAATACCAAGCCCGCGGCCCCAACATCGACCGACGCAGCTATCAAGCCACCACCAGCATCGACATCGTCATCCCCGACCCTTGA